In the genome of Streptomyces sp. Q6, the window TGCCGGGCGCCACCGTGGACCCGCCGGGCCCCGGCCTCGGCACCCCGTCGAAGTTCTACGTCCTGTCCAACAACCACGTGCTCGCCGACTCCAACCGGGCGCAGCTGGGCAGTTCGGTGCTGCAACCGGGCAGGTTCGACGGCGGCACCGACCCGACGGACCGGATCGCCACCCTGTCCCGCTTCATCACCATCCAGTTCGCCCCGCAGACACCGCTCGACCAGCACAACAACGTGGTCGACTGCGCGCTCGCCGAGGTCCCGTTCCAGGACGCCACGCGCGAGCAGTACTTCAGCGGCGCGCCGCGCGCCTGGCGCCGCAAGGCGAACGTCGCGGTCGGCGACAACCTCAAGAAGTCGGGCCGTACGACGAACATCTCCTTCGGCCGGATCATCGCGGTCGACGCGACGGTCGACGTCAACTACGGCACCGCGGGCACGGCCCGCTTCAAGGACCAGATCCTCACCACGAACATGTCGGCGGGCGGCGACTCCGGGTCGCTGGTGACCTCCCTCGACGATGTCGCGATCGGTCTGCTGTTCGCCGGTTCGTCGCAGGTCACGGTCATCAACCACATCGAGAACGTCCGCGCGCTGCTGCGCGTCGAGGTCTCCGAGCAGCTGGCATAGGGAGGTGACGTCATGACCACTCAGGCACGCAAGCAGAAGAGTCGGTCGCAGGCCGAGCACCGCTTCCACAATCCGCAGGGCGCGGAGGTCAAGACGCGCGACGAGGCGTTCGCGGCGCCGCGCGAGGTGTCCGCGGAGGCGGTGACCGTCGAGTGCACGCTGGAGCTGAACAACGGCTCGGTGACCTTCGCCATCACCGCGAAGGTCAACCCGAACACGCACCCCTACGTGGTGACCGGCGGTCAGATCACGTCCGGCATCTGCGGGGCCCCGTGGGACATCACGGGTGGATTCATCGGCGACTCGCTGCGGCTCGACGCGAAGCGGGCCGGTCAGGGGTCGTGCGCGAGCACGATCACCGTGGTCGGCGAGTACCAGAACCCGCCGTCGTACCGGGGGACGTACGGGTTCGACGGAGCGACGTCGTCGTTCAAGCACACGACGCGGTATCTCTGCTAGCCGCCTGATCGCCCATGCCCGTGCCGGACGCGGCGTCCGCCGTCAGGACCGGCACCCGCCGGCGGGCGGCACCGCGCCCCTGAGACGCGCACCTCGTGCGGCGGCTCAGGGCGCGCGGCCGCTACTGCGCCGCCGAACGTGCCTTGAACGCCGCCTTGCGGGCCTCCTTGGCCACCTTCTTGTCCGGGTGGAGGCGGCCCATGGCCTCGAGCACGTCGGCCGTGGCGGGGTGTTCGACCCGCCACGCCGAGGCGAAGAACCCGCTGTGCTGCGCGGCGAGGCCCTCCACCAGGGCCTGCAACTCGTCCGAGTTGCCCTCCAGGGAGAGCTGCGCGGCGATCGTGTCGACGGTCAGCCAGAAGACGAGGTCCTGCGAGGGCGGCGGCACGTCCGCCGCGCCGTGCTCGGCGAGCCAGACCCGGGCGAGCCCGCCGAGTTCGGGGTCGTCGAGGACCTCGCGCAGGGCCGGCTCGGCCTCGGCGCCGACCAGCGACAGGGCCTGCTGGCAGCGGAGCCGCCGCAGCGGGGCCCCGGCGTCGGCGCCGCGTGCGGCGCCGAGCAACTCCCGTGCCGCGCCCAGCGGTTCGCGCCGCGCGAGCCACTGCTCGATCTCGGCCTGCGCGGCCGCCTGCGGGAACCCGGACGTGCTGTCGAGCAGCACGTCGGCCCCCTTGCCGGCGAGGTCGCCGACGGCCGGCGCGTCGACGCCCGCGTCGAGCATCCGCGCCCGGATCCCGTACAGGCCCAGCGGGGTGAGCCGCACCATGCCGTAGCGGGAGACGTCGGACTCGTCGAAGGGTTCGGCGGGGGTCTGGTCGTCGATGTCCGCCATCAGCGCCTCGTCGACCGGCTGGAACTCCACGAGGCCGATGGGGTCGAGCAGCCGGAACTGGTCGTCGAGGCGCATCATCGCGTCCGACACCTGTTCCAGGACGTCGTCGGTCGGCTCGCCCATGTCGTCGGGCACGATCATCGACGCGGCGAGCGCGGGCAGCGGCACCGGGCCCTCGCCCGCGCCGCCCTCGCTGACGGTCAGCAGGTAGAGGTTGCCGAGCACGCCCTCCAGGAACTCGGCCTCCGCCTCGGGGTCCCAGTCGAGCTGCGAGAAGTCGATCTCGCCGCCGTCCTCCATGGCGTCGACCAGGTCGTCGAGATCGGGCACGGTCGCGTCGGCCAGGACCGTGTCGAGCGCGCCGAGCCAGAGCGCGAGCACGTCCGCGGGGCCGCCGGAGGTCACGGTGCCGAGCTCCTCGCCCACGGTGACCGTCCCCGCCTCCTCGTCCACCACGTCGACCAGGCCGGTGTCGACGGCGACGCGCCAGGCCTCGCTCGCGTACGCGACGCCGTCCTCGTCGTCGCTCAGCCCCAGTTCGGCTGCGGCGCCGGGCAGTTGCTCGTCGACGAGTTCGCCTCCCGCGCCGACGCGGGTGTCGGGCCCGGCCCAGCGGGCGAGCCGCACCGCGCGCGACAGGAGGGGGGTGGCAAGGGCGTCCCGCGCCAGCTCCGCTTCGGCGGGCAGCCGCACCGGCGGCAGGGGGGAGCTGTCTGACATCGGCTGGTTCTCCTCAGGGGCTGTGAGCCTGGCTTTGCGACCGCTCAGCCTAGACGGATTCGACCCGCCCTCCCGTCGCCCGCCACCAGCCTACCCGAGCCCTTCAGGGCGCCCCTTTTGATCGGTTCATGCACTCGTCGGTTTCCGCTCGGCTCACGGACACCCGCGAAACCTTGACAACTCCCCTGTCCACACAAGAGATTTACGCGCGTAGAAGCACCGAGTTCGACCCGTACGCCGGCCGGGACGCGCCCCACCGCCCGCCCGCCGCGTACGCCCTGCTCCACCCTCGTCCCGGCGCCAGGCGGGGCCGACGGAACCCGCACCTCCTCGGTCCCGCCCGACCACACGCACGTCCCCGGAGGGAACCCTTGCCGAGCAAGTCCACTCACCGCCGCTCCCGTATCGCGGCGCTCGCCGTCGCCACCGCCAGTTGCGCGACGTACGCCGTCGCCCTGACCGGCACCGCGCACGCCGCCACGGTCGCCGTCCACGACATCCAGGGCACCACCCGGATATCCCCGTACAAGGGCCAGGCGGTCACCGATGTCGCGGGCATCGTCACGGCCGTCCGTACGACCGGCTCCTCCAAGGGCTTCTGGATCCAGGACCCGAACCCGGACGACGACCCCGCCACCAGTGAGGGCGTCTTCGTCTACACCGGCTCCGCGCCGAAGGTCGCCGTCGGCGACGCGGTGACGGTCTCCGGCACCGTCACCGAGTACGTGGTGAGCACCGGCAACCAGTCGCTGACCGAGATCAGCAGGCCGACGGTGACGGTCGTCTCGTCCGGCAACGCGCTGCCCGCCGCCACGGTGATCGACGCCAAGTCGGTCCCAGACGCGTACACCCCGGCCGGCGACCCCGCCGCCGGCAACTCCGTCAACGGACTCACGCTCCAGCCGTCGGCGTACGCCCTCGACTACTACGAATCCCTCGAAGGCATGAGCGTCGCGATCGGCTCGTCGCGCGTGGTCACCGCCTCGAACGCGTACGACGAGCTGTGGGTGACGGTGAAGCCGCACGAGAACAGAACCGCGCGCGGCGGCTCCCTCTACCGCTCCTACGACGACCAGAACACCGGCCGTCTCCAGGTCATGCCGCTCAACTCGACGCAGGAGTTCCCGGTCGCCGACGTCGGTGACCGCCTCACCGGCACCACCGAGGGCCCGCTCGACTTCAACTCGTACGGCGGCTACACGATCTCCGCGTCCACCATCGGCACGGCCACGCCGGGCGGCATCGAGCGCGAGACGACGAAGGCGCCGTCGGCGCACGAACTGGCGGTGGCGACGTACAACGTCGAGAACCTCGACCCGTCCGACACCACGTTCGCCGACCACGCGAGCGCCATCGTGAACAACCTGCGGTCGCCCGACATCGTGTCGCTGGAGGAGATCCAGGACAACAACGGCGCGAAGAACGACGGCACGGTCGCCGCCGACGTCACGATGAGCAAGCTGATCGACGCGATCGTCGCGGCGGGCGGCCCGGCCTACGACTGGCGCTCGATCGACCCGGCCGACGGCAAGGACGGCGGCGAGCCCGGCGGCAACATCCGCCAGGTGTTCCTGTTCAACCCGGAGCGGGTGTCGTTCACCGACCGCGCCGGCGGCGACGCCACGACGGCCGTCGGAGTCACCAAGGTCGGCGGAAAGGCGCACCTGACGGCGTCGCCCGGCCGTGTCGACCCCACGAACACGGCGTGGGACGCCAGCCGCAAGCCGCTGGCCGGGGAGTTCGTCTTCCGCGGCCGGACGGTCTTCGTCATCGCCAACCACCTGAACTCCAAGGGCGGCGACTACGCGCTGACCGCGCAGTACCAGCCGGTGCCGCGCAGCTCGGAGACCCAGCGCCACGCACAGGCGACGGCTGTCAACACCTTCGTCAAGAGCGTCTACGCGGCCCAGAAGAACGCGGACGTCATCGCCCTCGGTGACATCAACGACTTCGAGTTCTCCGACACCGCGAAGATCCTCGAAGGCGACGGCGACCTGTACTCGGGCATCAAGTCGCTGCCGAAGAAGGAGCGTTACACGTACGTCTACCAGGGCAACAGCCAGGTCCTCGACCAGATCCTGGTGAGTCCGTCGATCCGCAAGGGCGGGTTCGCGTACGACAGCGTGCACATCAACAGCGAGTTCCACGACCAGATCAGCGACCACGACCCGCAGGTCCTGCGCTTCCGGCCGTGACGGGGCCGCCGGGCGGGGGCCGCACTCCCCGCCCGGCGGGCTCACGCGGCGGCGGTCCGGTACGGGCACCGCCCTCGGACCGCCGCCCGCGCCGGTGGGCCCGGCGCTCAGCCGGGCCAGACTCCGGTCACCCGGCGCACGCCGACCGCGCCACCGCGGTCCACCGCGGCCTTCACCACGGCGAAGATCGCGCCCTGGACGACGGCCGCGCCGAGCACCTCGCCCCAGCCGCGCTCCTCGTCCATGGCGTCGGGGGCGTCGTCCTCGCCGAACAGCACCTTCCACGTCCGGTTGAAGACCGCGCGGGCGAGCAGGCCGCCCGCGAGGCCGGTGGCCATGCCCAGCGGGCGGTAGACGATCTTGACCGCGCGGCTCATCGGCGACGCCCCGCCCGGACGCGGTGGCGCACCACGACGACGGCCGCGGCGGCCCCGGCAGCGGCGGCCGCGGCGAGCACCGGGCGGCGGTGGTCGCGGCCGGCCCGGACGACGGTCGACGTCGCCTGCCGTACGGGGCGCGGTGTGCCGTCCTGGACGCGGTGGGCGACCTGGACGGCCTTCTCGCGCGCCCGGCCCTTCACATCGGCCCGCTCGGCCAACTCGCCGACCGTGTCGGCGAGTTCGCCGCGACTGTGCGCGATGTCGCGGCGCAGTTCCTCGGGCCCCTTGGTCCCGGGCGTGTCGTGCGTACGGCTCATCGGTGCGCCCTTCCCTTGATCTCGTCGACGTCGTGCTTGATGCCCGCCAGGGCCTCGCTGGGCACCGGTGGGGCGGCCTGCTTCAGTTCGCGGCGCCCGAGCGTGCCGAGCACCGCGGCCACGACGAACAGCACGCCCGACACGATCAGGGCGCTCGCCCAGACGGGCAGCACCAGGGCCAGAGCGGCGATCCCGGCCCCCGCGAGGACCATGAATCCCACGTAGGCGACGGCGCCGGCGGCGCCGAGCAGTCCGCCGCCGCGTCCGGCGCGGCGGCCCTTCTCGGTCAACTCCCAGCGCGCGAGCGCCATTTCCTGCCGTACGAGCGTGGAGAGCTGTTCGGTCGCCCGCTCGACGAGTTCACTGACGGAGCGTCGCTCCGTGTACTGGTCGGTGGTCCCGGTCACCGTGTCCCGCCTCCTTCCGTGCGTGGAGGGGCCGGGTACCCGCCGAAGGCCGCGCTATCCTTCCGCGTCGCGGCCGCGTCCCATCGCCCGGCCGAGCCGCCCCAACTGGCCCTGGAACCAGTCGAGCCTGGCCTGGAGCAGCGTCGCCTCCGCGGCCAGTTCCGCGATGCCGGGCGCCGCGCCGAACGGGGGCCGGCGCCGGGCGCGGCCACGACCCGCAGACCGTCGCCGGCCAGGCGGGCGAACGTGGCGAGGGTCCAGCGGGGCCTGCCGCCCACGCAGCCGCCGCACGCGGCTTCGAGGACGCGGCGCCCCGCGCGGCCCCATCCGGAGTCGGCGAGCACGGACGCCTGCGCGCCGCACGGGCAGGGCCCCACGGTCGCGGTCCGCACCCGCTGCCTGCCGTAGCGGAACCCCTGCTCGAAGCGGATGTACGGGCCGAGCACGGACACGTCGAGAAGCACGGCCTTACGGTGTTCGGCGCTCGTCAACAGCCCCTCGGCGACGCGGCGTTCGTGCACGCAGTGGAAGCCGCAGTCGCAACGGCGGTGCGGGGCGCGGTGTCTGCGCCCGTAGACGCAGCGCGCGTCGTCGAGCACCCGGTACGGTGCGGCCGCGCCCAGCGAGACGCCCAGGAAGCCGGCGCGCCCACCGTCCGCGTCGAGCACGGGGTGGGCGATCTTGTGTCCGGTGGGCGGCTCCGTGGGGCGTTCCTCGGGGAGCCGCAGCCTCATCGGACGGCCGGGACCTCGGCGTGCTCCGCCGGCTCCGTCAACTCGGGCTCCTGCAGGGCTACTTCAGTGGCGTCCTCGTACGGAGCCTCCTCGTACGGTGTCTCCTCGGCGATCCCGGTGGCGAGTGCTTTGCCGAGCCTCATGCTGCCTCCCCTGAACGGCCTTCGGCGACCCGGTCGTCGGCCGCCGACTTCTCATGGTGGCGCATCCCGGACGTTTTGGCACCAGTGCCCGCGCAGGCGCCCGCCCTGTCGCCCGCCTCCCCCATGAGCAGCGCGTACTGGTCGGCCACCACCGCCTCGGCCACGGCGACCGCGCGCTCGCCCGCGAGGCGCATCCCCGTCTGCGAGTACGGCGGCACCACCGGGCACCTGCGCCGCCACCAGGCCGCGCCCGCCGCGTAGATCCCGCTCGCGCACATCAGCACGGGCATGGCCACGGCCATCACCACGTCTCGCACCACAAACCCCTCAAGACCCGTATGAAACGAACAACACACTCACGTGCTCTGTGCAGTTCATCGGGTTCCGGGCGGCCGGACTGAAGACCATCTCTACGCCAAAATCGCCCGAGAACGACCGAAAGCGTGTCCTAACCCTCACACTCTTCAGCAGCTCTCCGCCCCACCTCGTAGAAGATTTAAGTGGAGCTTCACCGTCGGGCGGCCGACACTGCCCTCATGAGCTCAATGAACTTCGGCCGCGCCCTGTGCGCCATGGTCACGCCCTTCACCGACGACGGCGCCGTCGACCTGGACGCCGCCCAGAAGGTGGCCGACCGGCTGATCGGCGAGGGCTGCGAGGGCCTGGTCCTCTCCGGCACGACCGGGGAGTCCCCCACCACGACGGACGCCGAGAAGGCGGACCTCGTGCGGGCGGTGCGGGCGGCGGCCGACGGGCGCGCGTCGATCGTCGCGGGCATCGGCACGTCCGACACCCGGCACACGATCGCCCTCGCGGCGCAGGCCCAGCAGGCGGGCGCCGACGGCCTGTTGGCGGTCACCCCGTACTACAGCCGCCCGCCGCAGGACGCCGTGGAGGCCCACTTCCGCGACCTTGCCGACGCGACGGACCTGCCGGTCATGCTCTACGACATCCCGGGCCGCACCGGCACCCGGATCGAGCCCGCCACGATGATCCGGCTCGCGGAGCACCCCCGGATCGTCGCCGTGAAGGACTGCGCGTACGACCTGCTCGGCACCCAGAAGGTCATGGCGGCGACGGACCTGGCGTACTACACGGGCTGCGACGAGTACGTCCTCGCCCTGTACGCGCTCGGCGGGGCGGGCTACGTCTCGACGGTGGCGAACTGCGTCCCGGCGGCGTTCCGCGCGATCGTCGACGCCTACGACGCGGGACACACGAAGGAGGCCGCCCGCCTCCAGCGACTCACCGTCCCCCTCACCGAGTTGATGATGAACGCGGGGCTGCCGGGCACCGTGACGGTGAAGGCGCTCCTCGCGGACCTCGGCCTGCCGGGCGGCGGCCCGGTCCGGGCACCGCTGCGACCCGCCGACCGGAGCACGGTCGACGGGTTGCGGGCGGCGTACGACGCGCTGGTCAGCGCGTCGTGAACTGCGGGTACCAGCGCCCGGGATAGTCGGCCGACGCCTTGCGGAAGTCGCTGAGCGGGACGACCTTGTGGGTGCCGAGGGTGATCAGCAGCAGCTGGTTGCGGAACTCGCCCTTGCCGTTGCACTTGCCCGGGGCGCAGCCCCAGGCGACGACGCGCTTGTCGTCGGCCCAGGCGACGAGCTGCTGCGCGGGCAGCTTCTCGACGAACTTGCCGGTCCGCGCGTCGTTCACGGCGACGGCGATCGTGTCGCCCTTGCCGGCGAAGTCACCGGCGACGAGTTCGCCGTCGGGCGAGAGGCCCGCCTCGACGAACCAGCTCACGTGGCGCTCGGCGGCGGGCACGGCCGCCTTGCGTCCCTGGAGGTCGTAGTACTGCTCCGGGACTCCGCCCGTCATGACACCGGCGTGCACGAGGGTGCCGGTGCCGCTGAACGAGAAGTCCTGCCGGGCGTTGATGTCCTCGTTGTCCGTGACCTCGTGCCAGTCGCTGTGCCCCGTCCTGACGTCGACGACGGAGAAGCCGTTCCTGGACGACTGGTAGTCCATGCCGGGCATGATCTTGCCGCTGCCGTCGTCGACCCTGTTCCTCTTGTACAGGTGGTCCGGGTCCTTCGCGTAGGTCGTGCCGACCAGCTTGCTCCCGTCCGGCGAGAACTCGACCCCGGCGACCCCCTCCTTCACCGGGATCCACCGCTTCACCTTGTTCGTGGCCAGGTCGAGCAGCCCGATCCGGTCGGTGGGCCACTTCTTCTCCAGCACGGCGGCGGTGCGCAGCCCGGGAGCGACGGTCAGCCAGGACCACTCGGTGATCTTGCGGTACCGCTTGGTCGTCGGGTCGATGACGCCGTAGGTGCGCTCCAGCCGGCCGTCACCGTTCTCGTACACGACGTTCTTGTACGTGGCGAACGACGCGAGCGCCGTGCGTCCCGCCGCGATCACGTCCTTGGGCGGCGACTGGTCCGGGTGCGCGATGACGTCCTGCGTACCGGTCACACCGGCGGGCCTGATGTCCTCGCCGCCCCCGATCCGCGGCACCACGACGGCTCCGGCGACCACGGCGGTCACCGCAACCGCGGCGACGGCGATACCGCGCCCGCGCCGCCTGCGCCGGGCCGCGAGCACCCGGTCGGCGAGGTCGGCGGGCGCGGGCTCGACCCGGTCGGCCTGCTCCAGCAGTGCGTCCTTGAGCATGTCGTCGACGTTCACGGGCGCACCTCCACGGGCGCGTAGTCACGGGTCGGCGGCTGTTCGCCGTCGGCGAGGCCCAGCGCGCCCAGCTCCGGCGCGAGGCTGCGCAGCCTGGCCAGGGAACGGTGGGTCGTGGAGCGCACGGTGCCGACCGTGCAGCCGAGCACCCGGGCCACGTCGGCCTCGGGCAGATCCTCGAAGTAGCGCAGGACGAGGACGGTGCGCTGGCGCGGGGTGAGCCGTGCCAGCGCGGCACGCAGCACGACCCGCAGTTCCGCGGCGGAAGTACCCCCGTCACCTCCGGCCGCGTCGGGCACGTCCCCGTAACTCACCTCCCGCCTCGGCCACTTGAGCCGCCAGCGGCTGACCTGCTGCCGGTAGAGGACCTGGCGCACGTACGCCTCGGGGTCCTCCACGCGGTTCCAGCGCCCGGCGACCTT includes:
- a CDS encoding DUF3618 domain-containing protein, whose translation is MSRTHDTPGTKGPEELRRDIAHSRGELADTVGELAERADVKGRAREKAVQVAHRVQDGTPRPVRQATSTVVRAGRDHRRPVLAAAAAAGAAAAVVVVRHRVRAGRRR
- a CDS encoding WD40 repeat domain-containing protein, which encodes MNVDDMLKDALLEQADRVEPAPADLADRVLAARRRRRGRGIAVAAVAVTAVVAGAVVVPRIGGGEDIRPAGVTGTQDVIAHPDQSPPKDVIAAGRTALASFATYKNVVYENGDGRLERTYGVIDPTTKRYRKITEWSWLTVAPGLRTAAVLEKKWPTDRIGLLDLATNKVKRWIPVKEGVAGVEFSPDGSKLVGTTYAKDPDHLYKRNRVDDGSGKIMPGMDYQSSRNGFSVVDVRTGHSDWHEVTDNEDINARQDFSFSGTGTLVHAGVMTGGVPEQYYDLQGRKAAVPAAERHVSWFVEAGLSPDGELVAGDFAGKGDTIAVAVNDARTGKFVEKLPAQQLVAWADDKRVVAWGCAPGKCNGKGEFRNQLLLITLGTHKVVPLSDFRKASADYPGRWYPQFTTR
- a CDS encoding phage holin family protein; translated protein: MTGTTDQYTERRSVSELVERATEQLSTLVRQEMALARWELTEKGRRAGRGGGLLGAAGAVAYVGFMVLAGAGIAALALVLPVWASALIVSGVLFVVAAVLGTLGRRELKQAAPPVPSEALAGIKHDVDEIKGRAHR
- a CDS encoding DUF4235 domain-containing protein, which codes for MSRAVKIVYRPLGMATGLAGGLLARAVFNRTWKVLFGEDDAPDAMDEERGWGEVLGAAVVQGAIFAVVKAAVDRGGAVGVRRVTGVWPG
- the dapA gene encoding 4-hydroxy-tetrahydrodipicolinate synthase codes for the protein MSSMNFGRALCAMVTPFTDDGAVDLDAAQKVADRLIGEGCEGLVLSGTTGESPTTTDAEKADLVRAVRAAADGRASIVAGIGTSDTRHTIALAAQAQQAGADGLLAVTPYYSRPPQDAVEAHFRDLADATDLPVMLYDIPGRTGTRIEPATMIRLAEHPRIVAVKDCAYDLLGTQKVMAATDLAYYTGCDEYVLALYALGGAGYVSTVANCVPAAFRAIVDAYDAGHTKEAARLQRLTVPLTELMMNAGLPGTVTVKALLADLGLPGGGPVRAPLRPADRSTVDGLRAAYDALVSAS
- a CDS encoding SigE family RNA polymerase sigma factor, which produces MDAVREGFGESAESFREFVSGRSSALLKTAVLLCGGDRHAGEDLLQSALIKVAGRWNRVEDPEAYVRQVLYRQQVSRWRLKWPRREVSYGDVPDAAGGDGGTSAAELRVVLRAALARLTPRQRTVLVLRYFEDLPEADVARVLGCTVGTVRSTTHRSLARLRSLAPELGALGLADGEQPPTRDYAPVEVRP
- a CDS encoding endonuclease/exonuclease/phosphatase family protein, with protein sequence MPSKSTHRRSRIAALAVATASCATYAVALTGTAHAATVAVHDIQGTTRISPYKGQAVTDVAGIVTAVRTTGSSKGFWIQDPNPDDDPATSEGVFVYTGSAPKVAVGDAVTVSGTVTEYVVSTGNQSLTEISRPTVTVVSSGNALPAATVIDAKSVPDAYTPAGDPAAGNSVNGLTLQPSAYALDYYESLEGMSVAIGSSRVVTASNAYDELWVTVKPHENRTARGGSLYRSYDDQNTGRLQVMPLNSTQEFPVADVGDRLTGTTEGPLDFNSYGGYTISASTIGTATPGGIERETTKAPSAHELAVATYNVENLDPSDTTFADHASAIVNNLRSPDIVSLEEIQDNNGAKNDGTVAADVTMSKLIDAIVAAGGPAYDWRSIDPADGKDGGEPGGNIRQVFLFNPERVSFTDRAGGDATTAVGVTKVGGKAHLTASPGRVDPTNTAWDASRKPLAGEFVFRGRTVFVIANHLNSKGGDYALTAQYQPVPRSSETQRHAQATAVNTFVKSVYAAQKNADVIALGDINDFEFSDTAKILEGDGDLYSGIKSLPKKERYTYVYQGNSQVLDQILVSPSIRKGGFAYDSVHINSEFHDQISDHDPQVLRFRP